A single Lolium perenne isolate Kyuss_39 chromosome 6, Kyuss_2.0, whole genome shotgun sequence DNA region contains:
- the LOC127309833 gene encoding uncharacterized protein, which produces MEKWIYRVSEDFLCDASAKIVGLDCEFTDKVKGIKQKLLPEDKRQRAAVLQLCVANDIILFQIFQATKVPCLLKKFLSSEKIWFFGAAIDMDRRMLMPYGLNIKCAFDLQKMINIHKLDPGVKNKRIPSLYDLSNAVLGTNLEKKVLVL; this is translated from the exons ATGGAGAAGTGGATCTACCGCGTATCCGAAGATTTCCTTTGCGACGCCAGCGCAAAGATCGTTGGTCTTGATTGCGAGTTCACCGACAAAGTGAAAGGAATCAAGCAGAAACTTCTTCCAGAGGATAAACGGCAACGTGCAGCAGTTTTGCAGCTATGTGTTGCCAATGACATCATTCTTTTTCAG ATATTTCAGGCAACAAAGGTTCCATGTTTGTTAAAGAAATTCTTGAGCTCGGAGAAGATCTGGTTCTTTGGTGCAGCAATTGATATGGATCGCAGGATGCTGATGCCTTACGGATTAAACATCAAGTGTGCGTTCgacttgcagaagatgatcaataTTCATAAATTAGATCCTGGTGTTAAGAATAAAAGAATACCATCACTCTATGACCTGTCAAATGCTGTGTTGGGGACAAATTTGGAAAAGAAAG TGCTCGTGCTGTGA